The genomic segment TCACGAAATGAGCTAAACGCGATTTTTGGGGTTTCGGGTGCTTGTGCCCAGCTGCAAGAAATGCTTGAACACACAAAGATCAGGACAAAAAGAACACATATTGCTGTAAATTTCACAATACATTCCTCCGACAGTGAGGTAATAGACACGTCTGTCTCTTCAGAAGGGAACGTGCCTGCTAACCAACAGAGGGAGGCGGCAGAAGCCGCCATACCCTCTGTAAGCAAGGAAATCGCTTTAGACGCAAGTGCCGTGACTGCATACCATACCATCTGGACAATGGTTGTTAAACTGGCACATCCACGCATCAGCTTCTGGTGTTCCCACGATAGCCTGTGCGAGCAGAACACTCCCAACCGCCGCACCGAGCGTCAGTGGGGACTTAACTCCCACTTTGCCTTCCTCGGATGGGACACCCATCTCCAGGGCGAATACTATCGCTACGGGAGTGAAGCTCTCCCCCTTGGACATGCTTTCTAATGGCTTTTCAAAAGGTTCATCATTCTTGTTAGTTGTTTGAACGGTGTTTACTCAATCCATGCCTGTAAGATTACTGGCACGGGGTTCCACTCGCTCGTAGGAGTTGGTGAGTTTGAAATTGATGATTATCCACTAAAATCGTCGGTGAAGCGCGAATGCCTAACGCTGCAGCACGCTGAATGTTTTCCCGGAAAAGTTGCTCGGATTCCGGTGTATCAAACAATTTCTGAATCTTTGCCACATCAATGCCGAGTTTCTCCGCACAACTTTCCCAACTCTTGTCCAATTTCTTGCCGCGACATAAGATGTAGTCGAGATACTTCTCAGGATACTCTTGTGCTATCAGAAGTTGTCGGATATTTTCCGCCACTTCGGGGTAACCGTGTAGACTGGTAAACGGCGTTATGTCTTGTGCGGAAGGTGCTTCTTTTTCCTTCGCAATAAATTGGAGTTTGAAGTCAATCTTGTTACCAAACTCCTTCACGATTGGGATAATCTTCTCTTCCGCCTGAACACCAAGATAGCGGAAAGATTAAACAGAGTCCCCAAAAAAGTTTGGAATCCCCTGGGGAGAAAATACCAAACCAATAGAAAGCAAAGGCGATAAGTCCGCTTCCAAAGAAGAGTCCTAAGATATAGAGCGGCGTTGTTGTGCCGAGATACCATGCCATTAGTTGGCTGAGTGTTCCGACATACAGGAGTCCAAGGGAGCAGAAATTGCGAATCTTCTGTGTTTTCAGGTCAGTATAACTCGCATATCCACAGAAAACGAGTGCCAAAAAGATCAAGAGATATTCATAGTGCGACATAATGTGAACAAAAAGAGCCTTTCTTTAGAGTTTTACGCTTAACGCGAATGTATCGATAAAGGGACCCGCTTGACGTTGGAATTCCTTCGTCTCAAAGTCAATAACCTTAAGTCCAACTTTCTCGTAGAGTGCTAAGACTTCATCGGAAGAATCAAAATCGTAGAGATGCATCAACAACGGCAACTGCACCGGTAGTGCCGTTATTGCATATCCACCCGGTTTCAGCACACGTAGTGCTTCTAACAAGCCAGTTTCTGGATCGGGGATATGCTCAAGCACTTCAATCGCAACGACCGCATCGAAGGTATCGTCCGGATACGGTAAGAAGCGGATATCTCCGATTGATAACTCACTTCTTTCAAGCACCCCTTTTTTTCTCAAGAGCCTTTGGGTATGCTGAAGGCAATGCTGGCTAACATCAACACCGTTAACTTGCCATGAGGCGTTCTGCTGTAGAAGAAACGCTGTCAACACCCCGGGACCGAAGCCGAGATCGCAGAAATGCGATTTTTCTTTGAAACGATCCAAATGCTTACCGATAAACGCTTTCCGTTTCAAAGCAGGTGGAAAAGAGATGTAATTCAGGTGTTCACTGATTGGGTAATATTTCGTTTCATAGAGTTTCGTTTTTACCGCTTCAAAATCTCTATCTACTGTGAGTTGATTGGGAATCTCAAGCGCGAAAAGTTGTTCAACAGTTATTTCCCCACAGTAGAGGATGTCGCTGACAATTTCTTCAGTGTGTGCCCAACTCGTTTCCGGTTGTTGGATCAAGGTTTCCGTCTGCTCCAAAATGGAGGACAACAGATACTGGATGGTCTGATTAAAACGAGCGCGATGGTATTCTGCGGCGTGTGGATATGCGTCTGTGTGTGTTTGAAATTGTGCCTCAAACGCGGTTTCAAATTCAGGATAGTTCATTCATCAATTACCTTTTTCCTATTAGGCTCGGAGTTGGTTGATATTACGTTCACAATAATTTATCGGCAAGGTGAAGAAAGACTCTGT from the Candidatus Poribacteria bacterium genome contains:
- a CDS encoding methyltransferase domain-containing protein → MNYPEFETAFEAQFQTHTDAYPHAAEYHRARFNQTIQYLLSSILEQTETLIQQPETSWAHTEEIVSDILYCGEITVEQLFALEIPNQLTVDRDFEAVKTKLYETKYYPISEHLNYISFPPALKRKAFIGKHLDRFKEKSHFCDLGFGPGVLTAFLLQQNASWQVNGVDVSQHCLQHTQRLLRKKGVLERSELSIGDIRFLPYPDDTFDAVVAIEVLEHIPDPETGLLEALRVLKPGGYAITALPVQLPLLMHLYDFDSSDEVLALYEKVGLKVIDFETKEFQRQAGPFIDTFALSVKL